The window GGCGAGCCTTTGCCGCCGCTCGGTTATTGAGCGGGGCGAGGCGTAGACACACATGGCTTCATCCACCACATCAGCAGTTTCCGATCTTTCCGCAGCGCTCGTTGTCGCTCCCGTACCGCTGTCCGACTGGCTGATCATCCTCCCGGTCGCGCTGTGCATCGGCGCAGGCGCAATCCTGATGATGATGCGCCACGCCATCCGCCGGCATGCGGCAATTGCCATCACGGCGCTCGCCCTGCTGGTGATTCTCGATGCCGCCCTGTTGTGGAAGGTGGTGACGCAGGGACCGTTCACGATGGTCATGGGCCGCTGGCTGCCGCCCTTCGGCATCGCTTTCACCGCGGACCTCACCGGCGCTCTGCTGTCGCTTGCGGCGGCCATTGTGGCGCTTGCGGGCGCCATCCACGCCAGCGCCGATATTGACGCCAGCGGCAGGCGATATGGGTTTTATCCCTTCCTGATGCTGCTGATGGCGGGCGTCACCGGCGCGTTTCTCACCGGCGACCTCTTCAACCTCTATGTCTGGTTCGAGGTTCTGCTGATCTCCTCCTTCGGGCTGATCGTGCTCGGCTCGACGCGCGAGCAGATCGACGGCGCGCTGAAATATGCCATTCTGAACCTCATCGGCACGACGCTGTTCCTGATCACGGTCGGTTATCTCTATGCCATCTTCGGCACGCTCAACATGGCCGACATCGCGCTGAAGACGACCGACCTGCGCGGTACCGCGCCGCTGATGACGCTTGCCAGCCTCTTTACGCTTGCCTTCGCCATGAAAGCCGCGGCCTTTCCGGTGAATTTCTGGCTGCCCGCCTCCTATCACACGCCACGCATCGTCGTTTCCGCCCTGTTCGGTGGCTTGCTCACCAAGGTCGGCATCTATTCGCTGCTGCGCGTCATGGTCATGCTGTTTCCGGTGGAGCGTGAGGAACTCAGCATCGTCATCGCCATCTCTGCGGCGCTCACGATGGTGCTGGGCGCCATGGGAGCGCTCGCGCAGAACGATATCCGCCGCATGCTCGGTTATGTCGTCATATCAGGTATCGGTTACATGATGGCCGGCATCGCCATCGGCACGCCCTCCGGCGTGTCAGGCGCGATCTTCTACGCCTTGCACTCCATGGTGCTGATGACGGCGCTTTATCTCGCCGCAGGCCATGCCGCCCGCCTTGGCGGCAGCTTCAGCATGCGTGCGCTCAGTGGCCTTTACCGGCAGGCTCCATGGTTTTCGGCGCTGGCGCTGGCGCTGTTTTTCGCCGGCTCCGGCCTGCCGCCCTTTTCCGGTTTCTGGCCGAAGGCGGTGCTCGTCAAATCGGCGATCGATATCGGCGCATGGTGGCTCGCCGCTGCCATTCTTGCCTCCGGCTTCATTGCCACCATCGCCTTCGGGCGGGTCTTCCTTCTGTGCTTCTGGCGTCCGGTAACGGTCTCGCCCGGCCAGTCTCCCGCAGCACCCGTGTCGCCTCCGGCGGCACCGTCGCTCGTGCCGCTGGTGGGCCTCACCGCGCTGGTGGTGGTCTTTGGCCTGTTTCCGGAAAGCCTGCTCAATCTCAGCCAGCAGGCGGCGGCCGGGCTTGGTGATCCGCAGGCCTATATCCAGTCGGTCTTTTCCAGGGGGGGCAGACCATGAGCCTCTATATCGTGCAGCTGCTTTTTGTCGCCGTCTGGCTTGCCGTGAGCGGCAGCGTCTCGGTGGCGAATATTGTCTTCGCACTCATCGTTTCGACACTGGCGCTCGGCCTTATCCGCCACCAGCTTCCCGGCGGTGATAATCACTGGCTGCGTCTCACCCGGGTGCTGTCGCTCGTACTCCTGTTCTTCAAGGAGCTGGCGCTATCCGCCTGGAAGGTTGCGGTGCTGGTGACGCGGCCGAAACTTGACGTCAAGCCCGGCATCTTCGCCTATCCGCTGACGGTGACCACGGATTTCCAGATCACATTGCTTGCCAACCTCATCACGCTGACCCCCGGCACGCTGTCGGTCGATGTCTCGGCCGACAGGAAAACGCTCTACGTCCACGCAATCGATTGCAGCGATATCGAAGCCACAAAGAACGACATCAGAAATGGCTTCGAAAAAAAGATCATGGAGGCGTTTCAGGGATGACGCCGGAACTAATAGTTTCATTTGCAACTATACTTGCGTCGGTTGTACTGTCGGTCGCCTTTTTGCTGACAGTATATCGGGTTGTCGCAGGTCCGACCTTGCCGGACCGGATCGTTGCGCTCGACATGCTGGTCGGTATCGCCATCGGCTTCATCGCGGTCATCGCCATCCGCACCGGCTTCAACCTCTATGTCGATATTGCCATTGCACTCGGCCTCGTCGGCTTCCTGGCCACGGTCGCCTTTGCCCGTTTCGTGCTGTCGCGCGGGCCGGATGGCACGCG is drawn from Agrobacterium tumefaciens and contains these coding sequences:
- a CDS encoding Na+/H+ antiporter subunit D yields the protein MASSTTSAVSDLSAALVVAPVPLSDWLIILPVALCIGAGAILMMMRHAIRRHAAIAITALALLVILDAALLWKVVTQGPFTMVMGRWLPPFGIAFTADLTGALLSLAAAIVALAGAIHASADIDASGRRYGFYPFLMLLMAGVTGAFLTGDLFNLYVWFEVLLISSFGLIVLGSTREQIDGALKYAILNLIGTTLFLITVGYLYAIFGTLNMADIALKTTDLRGTAPLMTLASLFTLAFAMKAAAFPVNFWLPASYHTPRIVVSALFGGLLTKVGIYSLLRVMVMLFPVEREELSIVIAISAALTMVLGAMGALAQNDIRRMLGYVVISGIGYMMAGIAIGTPSGVSGAIFYALHSMVLMTALYLAAGHAARLGGSFSMRALSGLYRQAPWFSALALALFFAGSGLPPFSGFWPKAVLVKSAIDIGAWWLAAAILASGFIATIAFGRVFLLCFWRPVTVSPGQSPAAPVSPPAAPSLVPLVGLTALVVVFGLFPESLLNLSQQAAAGLGDPQAYIQSVFSRGGRP
- a CDS encoding Na+/H+ antiporter subunit E is translated as MSLYIVQLLFVAVWLAVSGSVSVANIVFALIVSTLALGLIRHQLPGGDNHWLRLTRVLSLVLLFFKELALSAWKVAVLVTRPKLDVKPGIFAYPLTVTTDFQITLLANLITLTPGTLSVDVSADRKTLYVHAIDCSDIEATKNDIRNGFEKKIMEAFQG
- a CDS encoding cation:proton antiporter, translated to MTPELIVSFATILASVVLSVAFLLTVYRVVAGPTLPDRIVALDMLVGIAIGFIAVIAIRTGFNLYVDIAIALGLVGFLATVAFARFVLSRGPDGTRRSKAVLDGEKASEVVEKPVKSGRNSEKGRGGR